A single window of Desulfurellaceae bacterium DNA harbors:
- the lpxC gene encoding UDP-3-O-[3-hydroxymyristoyl] N-acetylglucosamine deacetylase, translating into MQETILVVDDEEQIRTTLRGILGDEGFQVLDTGDGTQILDLVRTRQPRLVILDIWMPQLDGISLLEQLKTQRPELPVIVISGHGTIETAVRATKLGATDFIEKPFSLEALLRSVYRAIGREAAGSAARGESRDLPPSRQAAVRPRECVQARTIGHSVVLRGQGLHSGVRTGVILQPLPPGSGIVFGSLSTDVVIPASVEYVGSTGYATSLYRDGAVARTIEHLMAALHGYGISNLMVKMQDEIPILDGSAREFCQLLDEAGVVEQDETVEVIAVDRPYQVGDEGGGKRLRIEPADHFSVRYILEYPPPVGRQEHDYIHHGTESFRAEIAPARTFGFLKEVQALEQMGLANGGRLDNCILIGDQGVINPPLRFDDELARHKVLDLIGDLYLLGRPLRARVTADRTGHSDNIALVRVLREELGLLPTLH; encoded by the coding sequence ATGCAGGAGACCATTCTGGTGGTGGATGATGAGGAACAGATTCGAACCACCCTGCGCGGCATTCTGGGCGATGAGGGATTTCAGGTCTTGGACACTGGTGACGGGACCCAGATCCTCGACCTCGTGCGTACCCGTCAGCCCCGGCTGGTCATTCTCGATATCTGGATGCCACAGCTCGACGGGATCAGTCTGCTCGAACAGCTGAAAACCCAGCGACCGGAGTTGCCGGTCATCGTCATTTCCGGCCACGGGACGATTGAGACGGCCGTCCGGGCAACCAAGCTGGGGGCGACCGATTTTATTGAAAAACCGTTCTCGCTCGAAGCCCTGCTGCGCTCGGTGTATCGGGCGATCGGGCGTGAGGCGGCTGGTTCTGCGGCCCGGGGAGAATCCCGCGACCTGCCACCCAGCCGTCAGGCTGCCGTGCGGCCGCGCGAGTGTGTTCAGGCCCGGACCATTGGGCACAGTGTCGTGCTGCGCGGTCAGGGCTTGCACTCCGGAGTGCGCACCGGGGTGATCCTGCAGCCGCTGCCGCCCGGTAGCGGGATTGTGTTCGGCTCTTTATCGACCGACGTGGTGATTCCGGCCTCGGTCGAGTATGTCGGCTCGACCGGCTATGCGACGAGTCTGTACCGAGACGGTGCTGTGGCGCGGACGATTGAGCATCTGATGGCGGCCCTGCACGGCTATGGCATCAGCAATCTGATGGTCAAGATGCAGGATGAGATTCCGATTCTGGACGGCTCGGCGCGTGAGTTCTGTCAGCTGCTCGACGAAGCCGGCGTCGTCGAGCAGGACGAGACGGTTGAGGTCATTGCGGTTGACCGGCCGTATCAGGTCGGCGACGAGGGGGGCGGTAAGAGGCTGCGCATTGAGCCGGCCGACCATTTCTCGGTCCGTTATATTCTCGAGTATCCCCCGCCGGTTGGCCGTCAGGAACACGACTATATCCACCACGGGACCGAGAGCTTTCGTGCCGAAATTGCCCCGGCCCGCACCTTCGGATTTTTGAAAGAAGTCCAGGCCCTGGAACAGATGGGCCTGGCCAACGGTGGACGGCTGGACAACTGTATTTTGATCGGCGACCAGGGCGTGATTAACCCCCCGCTGCGTTTTGACGACGAACTCGCCCGTCACAAAGTCCTGGACCTGATTGGCGACCTCTACCTGTTGGGCCGGCCGCTGCGGGCCAGGGTGACGGCCGACCGGACCGGCCACAGCGATAATATCGCCCTGGTTCGAGTCCTGCGCGAGGAGTTGGGATTACTCCCGACGCTGCACTGA
- a CDS encoding HAMP domain-containing protein, producing the protein MDTRPSSASPPPESEQAKRRRRWEGVLILIAALGVGLFAVFQSPLPQLSNTHSLSSNIVFVLLINLNIILLVLLVFLVGRNLVKLFYERRQKLPGAYLRFQLVLAFVAISLLPAILLLLIGIGFVNRSIDNWFSSEIENSLGGALSVVDAFYDHLADEALFHARGLATEVAAQEVTAGHGQALVALLEQTRQRFELGRILVFDPQRQLVASASGSDRALSGDGGMDAELLERVFRSTAVRQTYFLGQTEVVRGGVPILDRGQVAGAVVVEYAVPPHVARQGSQVADAFREYRQLRILKQPMKNNYLITMFLVTLVAVFAAVWLGFFLSKKIAVPLQQLAAATREVAQGHWTHRLEGEGEDEVGTLVAAFNRMTTDLQQSHHELEARRRYMEILLANMNTGVVSLDRTGLVSTVNRAAEQLLGVAAERAVERDYHEVFGADEFAELRRMVSALLSESLDSPNVGDESGPKNQAQLRLLRDDHALTLLVTAAPLTDERGDVLGGVCFFEDVTQIIRVERMEAWREVAYRIAHEIKNPLTPIQLAAQRLHRRFAPQLSDSQGVFDECVQSIAHEVDTIKRLVNEFSTFARLPTAEYRPENLNALIQEVIVIFSEAHRDLEFSLAHDPELPLLDLDREGIKRMIRNLLDNAVAACRTPLDGGANGAPGRIEVVTRFFRSGGIVRLEVTDTGCGIPAEIKDRLFEPYFSTKKDGTGLGLAIAATVVADHQAFLRVRDNLPHGSRFIIELPVRRREQLSPDRAASPQPSANGQYS; encoded by the coding sequence ATGGACACGCGACCGTCGTCCGCTTCCCCGCCCCCAGAGTCCGAGCAGGCCAAACGCCGGCGGCGCTGGGAAGGTGTGCTGATTCTGATCGCCGCTCTTGGCGTCGGGCTGTTTGCCGTCTTTCAGAGCCCACTGCCGCAGCTCAGCAATACCCACAGCCTGAGCAGCAACATTGTCTTTGTGCTGCTGATCAACCTCAATATCATCCTGCTCGTCCTGCTCGTCTTTCTGGTCGGTCGCAATCTGGTCAAACTCTTTTACGAGCGACGGCAGAAGCTGCCGGGCGCGTATTTACGCTTTCAGCTGGTCCTGGCCTTTGTGGCGATTTCCCTGCTGCCGGCCATTCTGCTGTTGTTAATCGGCATCGGTTTTGTCAACCGGTCCATCGACAACTGGTTTTCCAGCGAGATCGAAAACTCGCTGGGCGGAGCGCTCAGCGTTGTCGATGCCTTCTACGACCATTTGGCCGACGAGGCCCTGTTCCACGCCCGCGGCTTGGCCACCGAGGTGGCGGCTCAGGAGGTGACCGCCGGGCACGGTCAGGCGCTGGTGGCGCTGCTCGAGCAGACCCGTCAGCGCTTTGAGCTGGGCCGGATTCTGGTCTTCGATCCCCAGCGGCAGCTGGTGGCCAGCGCCTCGGGATCGGACCGCGCGCTGAGTGGGGACGGCGGCATGGACGCCGAACTGCTTGAGCGGGTATTCCGCAGTACCGCCGTCCGCCAGACCTATTTCCTGGGCCAGACCGAGGTCGTGCGTGGCGGTGTGCCCATCCTGGACCGCGGGCAGGTGGCCGGAGCGGTCGTCGTCGAATACGCGGTGCCGCCCCATGTGGCCCGCCAGGGAAGCCAGGTGGCGGACGCCTTCCGCGAGTATCGGCAGCTGCGGATTCTCAAGCAGCCGATGAAGAATAACTATTTGATCACCATGTTCCTGGTCACCCTGGTCGCGGTCTTTGCTGCGGTGTGGCTGGGTTTCTTTTTGTCGAAGAAGATCGCTGTTCCCCTTCAACAGCTGGCTGCGGCAACTCGTGAGGTGGCCCAAGGCCACTGGACCCATCGCCTTGAGGGCGAGGGCGAGGACGAGGTCGGGACCCTGGTGGCCGCCTTCAACCGGATGACGACCGACCTGCAGCAGAGCCACCACGAGTTGGAAGCCCGCCGGCGCTACATGGAAATCCTGTTGGCCAATATGAACACCGGGGTCGTCTCCCTGGACCGGACCGGCCTGGTTTCGACGGTCAATCGGGCTGCCGAACAGCTGCTCGGGGTAGCGGCCGAGCGGGCCGTTGAGCGAGACTACCATGAGGTGTTCGGGGCGGACGAGTTCGCCGAACTGCGACGGATGGTCAGCGCCCTGCTGAGCGAATCGCTCGACAGCCCGAACGTCGGGGATGAGAGCGGTCCCAAAAACCAGGCCCAGCTGCGCCTGCTGCGCGATGACCACGCCCTGACCCTGCTGGTGACGGCCGCGCCGCTGACCGATGAGCGTGGGGATGTGTTGGGCGGAGTGTGCTTTTTTGAGGATGTGACGCAGATCATCCGGGTTGAACGCATGGAAGCCTGGCGCGAGGTCGCCTACCGGATTGCCCACGAAATCAAAAATCCGCTGACTCCGATTCAGCTCGCCGCTCAGCGCCTGCACCGCCGCTTTGCGCCGCAGCTGTCCGATTCCCAGGGCGTTTTTGACGAGTGTGTCCAGAGCATTGCCCATGAGGTCGATACGATTAAACGGCTGGTCAACGAGTTTTCGACCTTTGCCCGCCTGCCGACCGCCGAGTACCGGCCGGAGAACCTGAACGCCCTGATCCAGGAGGTGATTGTCATCTTTTCCGAGGCGCACCGGGACCTGGAGTTCAGCCTGGCCCACGACCCTGAGCTGCCGCTGTTGGACCTCGACCGCGAGGGTATCAAACGGATGATTCGCAACCTGCTGGACAACGCCGTGGCCGCCTGTCGGACACCCCTTGACGGCGGCGCCAATGGTGCCCCGGGGCGCATTGAGGTGGTGACCCGCTTTTTCCGCTCGGGCGGCATCGTCCGACTTGAGGTGACTGACACCGGCTGCGGTATTCCGGCCGAGATCAAGGACCGTTTGTTCGAGCCCTATTTTTCGACCAAAAAAGACGGCACGGGTCTGGGCTTGGCGATAGCGGCCACGGTGGTGGCCGACCATCAGGCGTTCTTGCGCGTGCGGGACAACCTCCCCCACGGCAGTCGCTTTATCATTGAGCTGCCGGTTCGCCGGCGGGAGCAGCTGAGCCCGGACCGGGCCGCGTCGCCACAGCCGAGTGCAAACGGCCAGTACAGCTAG
- the ruvB gene encoding Holliday junction branch migration DNA helicase RuvB — translation MSPSPEDGGEAVESGGEARLEGSLRPRSLDDYIGQESTKQNLRIAIQAAKQRGDVLDHLLFYGPPGLGKTSMAHIIAREMGVDIRATTGPVIERPGDLAAILTNLEDGDVLFIDEIHRLNRVIEEFLYPAMEDFQLDLVVGQGPSARTVKLSLKHFTLVGATTRSGLLTSPLRDRFGSTFRLDFYRASELDQIIRRSAAILHMTIDPDGVAEIARRSRGTPRIANRLLRRVRDFAQVKADSVVSLEVAQAALQLLEVDEVGFDKMDRTVLLTIIDKFQGGPVGIETIAAAIGEEKNTIEDVYEPYLLQEGYLQRTPRGRLATLKAYTHFDRAPGGGTDGSGQDRLF, via the coding sequence CTGAGCCCGTCGCCGGAAGACGGCGGCGAGGCGGTCGAGAGCGGCGGCGAAGCGCGGCTTGAGGGCTCGCTGCGTCCCCGTAGCCTGGACGACTACATCGGCCAGGAGAGCACCAAACAGAACCTGCGCATCGCCATTCAGGCGGCCAAACAACGTGGTGACGTGCTCGATCACCTGCTGTTTTACGGTCCTCCAGGGCTGGGCAAGACCTCAATGGCCCATATCATTGCCCGAGAAATGGGGGTGGATATTCGGGCCACGACCGGGCCGGTGATTGAACGGCCGGGCGATCTGGCGGCCATCCTGACCAATCTCGAAGACGGGGACGTGCTGTTCATCGACGAAATTCACCGCCTGAACCGGGTGATCGAAGAATTTCTGTATCCGGCCATGGAGGATTTTCAGCTCGACCTGGTGGTCGGCCAAGGGCCCTCGGCCCGCACCGTCAAGCTGTCGCTTAAGCACTTTACCCTGGTCGGCGCGACGACCCGCTCGGGCCTGCTGACCTCGCCCCTGCGCGACCGTTTTGGCTCGACCTTTCGCCTCGACTTTTACCGGGCGTCCGAGTTGGACCAGATTATTCGTCGTTCGGCCGCTATCCTGCATATGACGATTGACCCCGACGGGGTAGCCGAAATTGCGCGCCGGTCGCGCGGCACGCCGCGGATTGCCAATCGTCTGCTGCGGCGGGTCCGCGACTTCGCCCAGGTCAAGGCCGACTCAGTGGTCAGCCTGGAGGTGGCCCAGGCCGCGCTGCAGCTGCTGGAGGTTGACGAGGTCGGTTTTGACAAAATGGACCGGACTGTCCTGCTGACGATTATCGACAAGTTTCAGGGTGGCCCGGTCGGGATCGAAACGATCGCGGCGGCTATCGGCGAAGAGAAGAATACGATTGAAGACGTGTACGAGCCGTATCTGCTCCAGGAGGGCTATCTGCAGCGCACCCCCCGTGGGCGGCTGGCGACCCTGAAAGCCTATACCCATTTTGATAGAGCCCCCGGCGGCGGGACAGACGGCTCGGGTCAGGACCGGCTGTTCTGA
- the ruvA gene encoding Holliday junction branch migration protein RuvA, protein MIARLSGRVEDKAPDHLIVDVGGVGYQVFVSLQTFYRLPERGQPVSLHIHTHVREDVLQLFGFLDEQEKAGFVLLKGVSGIGPRLAVSILSGIPVEDLEDALRAGDVTRLLAVPGVGRRTAERLVVELREKVGTLPGSDGAAVPGAQIPVSTDAVSALVNLGYRQSQAEKAVQRALRDGRSTLTDIIQESLRSLSA, encoded by the coding sequence ATGATTGCGCGTCTGAGCGGAAGAGTCGAAGACAAAGCGCCGGATCACCTGATCGTCGATGTCGGGGGGGTGGGCTATCAGGTGTTTGTCTCGCTCCAGACGTTCTATCGCCTGCCCGAGCGAGGCCAGCCGGTCAGCCTGCATATCCATACCCATGTACGTGAAGATGTCTTGCAGCTGTTCGGCTTTCTCGATGAGCAGGAAAAGGCCGGTTTCGTGCTGCTCAAGGGGGTGAGCGGGATCGGCCCCCGACTGGCCGTCAGCATTTTATCCGGCATTCCGGTTGAGGATCTTGAGGACGCCCTGCGCGCCGGGGATGTGACCCGGCTGCTGGCGGTTCCGGGGGTCGGGCGAAGAACGGCCGAGCGTTTGGTCGTCGAGCTGCGGGAAAAGGTCGGGACGCTTCCCGGCAGTGACGGCGCGGCCGTTCCCGGTGCCCAGATTCCGGTTTCCACGGATGCGGTGTCGGCCCTGGTCAACCTGGGCTATCGTCAGTCCCAAGCCGAAAAAGCGGTCCAGCGCGCCCTGCGGGATGGCCGCTCGACGCTGACCGATATTATCCAGGAGTCACTACGGAGTCTGAGCGCGTGA
- the ruvC gene encoding crossover junction endodeoxyribonuclease RuvC — protein MGRTETAQRVLGVDPGTRQTGWGIVDRRGRNLAFCAGGVISTAGFSSLPERLRVVHAGIAEVIEQWTPHTLSLEKAFVAYNVQSAFRLGEARGVILLAAAQAGLHIAEYNPTEIKAAVVGYGRADKTQVQKAVFALLGNTQALPTSPDATDALAAAVCHCHTSPLATQMQAQLAAITSGQRKSGPRSWRQVSVDSLAPERVVGGATRGRG, from the coding sequence GTGGGACGCACGGAAACAGCACAACGGGTGCTCGGGGTTGACCCCGGGACGCGGCAGACGGGCTGGGGCATTGTTGACCGCCGAGGCCGGAACCTCGCTTTTTGTGCCGGTGGCGTAATCTCGACCGCCGGCTTCTCCTCCCTGCCGGAACGGCTGCGGGTGGTGCACGCCGGCATCGCCGAGGTGATCGAGCAATGGACGCCTCATACCCTGAGTCTGGAAAAAGCGTTTGTGGCCTACAATGTCCAGAGCGCGTTTCGGCTCGGCGAAGCGCGGGGCGTGATCCTGCTGGCCGCCGCGCAGGCCGGGCTGCACATTGCCGAGTACAATCCGACCGAGATCAAGGCTGCGGTGGTCGGTTATGGCCGGGCGGATAAGACCCAGGTGCAGAAAGCGGTGTTTGCTCTGTTGGGCAATACACAGGCTTTGCCGACCAGCCCGGACGCCACGGACGCCTTGGCCGCAGCGGTGTGCCACTGTCATACCTCACCGCTGGCGACCCAAATGCAGGCCCAGCTGGCCGCGATTACCTCTGGTCAGCGCAAAAGCGGTCCGCGCTCATGGCGCCAGGTGTCTGTCGACAGTTTGGCTCCCGAGCGCGTGGTCGGGGGGGCGACACGAGGCCGGGGCTGA
- a CDS encoding YebC/PmpR family DNA-binding transcriptional regulator, producing MSGHSKWSTIKHKKAVKDARRGKLFNKLIKDLTISARTGGSDVSANPRLRTALAAAKAASMPNDTIERAIKKGAGELEGVHYEEVVYEGHGPGGVAIMLQVLTDNKNRTVAEIRHFLTKHGGSLGTSNSVAWMFDKKGIISVEAEQVDEDQLMEIVLEAGAEDVSGGEGAFEVVTSPEDFDAVHTALEQADLAMRSAEVTLIPQNTVSLSGKEAEQAYKLLDVLQEHDDIQSVAANCEFSEDDFERLSAA from the coding sequence ATGTCAGGCCACTCTAAATGGAGTACGATCAAGCACAAAAAGGCGGTCAAGGATGCCCGCCGGGGCAAACTGTTCAACAAACTGATTAAAGACCTGACTATTTCAGCCCGCACCGGCGGCAGTGATGTGTCGGCCAACCCACGTCTGCGGACGGCTCTGGCTGCGGCCAAGGCGGCCAGCATGCCGAACGACACAATTGAGCGGGCGATCAAAAAAGGCGCTGGCGAACTCGAAGGCGTCCATTATGAGGAGGTGGTGTACGAGGGCCATGGGCCGGGCGGGGTGGCGATCATGCTGCAAGTCCTGACCGATAACAAAAACCGCACGGTGGCCGAAATTCGCCATTTCCTGACCAAGCATGGCGGTAGCCTGGGCACCTCGAATTCGGTTGCCTGGATGTTTGATAAGAAGGGCATTATTTCGGTTGAAGCCGAGCAGGTTGACGAAGACCAACTGATGGAGATCGTCCTCGAAGCCGGGGCGGAAGACGTGAGTGGCGGCGAGGGCGCGTTCGAGGTGGTGACCAGCCCGGAGGATTTTGACGCGGTGCACACCGCGCTTGAGCAGGCCGATCTGGCCATGCGGTCGGCTGAGGTGACGCTCATCCCCCAAAACACGGTCAGCCTGTCCGGGAAAGAGGCCGAGCAGGCGTATAAACTGCTTGATGTGTTACAGGAACACGACGATATCCAGAGTGTGGCCGCTAACTGTGAGTTCTCTGAAGACGACTTCGAGCGCTTGAGCGCGGCCTGA
- a CDS encoding TonB-dependent receptor: MGVLLFVGSSAPAGAQEAQPQDEVVGLDELRVVGSRLPGRSAADSPVPVDIIDGDSFQNYGVRDLNNLLAATIPSYNVTQHAIGDANALVRPAKLRGLPPDSTLVLINGKRRHRSSAISIFTFGQAQGAHGADIRSIPAIALKRVEVLRDGAGAQYGSDAVAGVMNFVLRDAPEGGTLEARWGQYYQGDGDSVSTAANIGLPLTDAGFANFSFEFVNSDSTDRSYALDSEKSLRGAGLPVKSPAMVWGAADVPYDYKFFGNLGLDLGDHHHAYAFGNWAEREILDSWYFRSPTAQYGSPASIGGVYEDSGNVLVADLSPDGRSGNCPTIPRSEFAQNGMAALAPLQGNPNCYALAQNLSGGFTPRMRGNVEDWSIAFGLRGTLRSASLLLDGWNYDMSAVFGQHRTTYFIWNTVNPQLLRLREDMPTEYFGRAYEERDKTFNLDLSRLFDTDLFYSPLNVAFGLEYREEEYEIESGEKNGWCIDDQGECDGQAKEYGLAAQGFDIGGQAYPGIRPENAVEAERGSFGAYLDLEADVIESVLLNAAGRFEHHEGIGESLDGKLAGRWDVIADYLALRGSLGTGFRAPTVGQVLYRDTTFGLDEHGILTEQPTLPASDPIAQQKGAKPLTPETSFSFSIGTVLTLGELSVTLDYYNIEVRNRIGLTAPQSITAQDITALAARGVDNRGVTTVKFFANAFETYTQGIDLVATYPLELFGGNIGTTLLTFAGNWNDTKLNLDSIDAQVIDSVRKVQVEEIEPEFRFSLMADHTWGPWRLLARLHYYDQFTEPYQDYFISPPLRPKARALLDLEASYTFGFGMTVAVGADNLLDTYPTKVGRLHRDAYDAGQKYPVASPYGYNGGFYYFRASYAF; encoded by the coding sequence GTGGGAGTCCTACTGTTTGTGGGAAGCTCTGCGCCGGCAGGAGCCCAGGAGGCGCAGCCGCAGGACGAGGTCGTCGGCCTCGACGAGCTGCGAGTCGTCGGCTCCCGGCTACCCGGTCGCTCGGCCGCAGATTCGCCTGTGCCGGTCGATATCATCGACGGTGACAGTTTCCAGAACTACGGCGTGCGAGATCTCAACAACCTGCTGGCCGCCACTATTCCGTCCTACAACGTCACCCAACACGCCATCGGCGATGCCAACGCGCTGGTCCGCCCGGCCAAGCTGCGCGGCCTGCCGCCGGACTCGACCCTGGTGCTGATCAACGGCAAACGCCGCCACCGCTCGTCGGCGATCAGCATCTTCACCTTTGGCCAGGCCCAGGGGGCGCACGGCGCCGACATTCGTTCGATCCCGGCCATCGCCCTCAAACGCGTCGAGGTACTGCGTGACGGGGCGGGCGCCCAGTACGGCTCCGACGCGGTAGCCGGGGTCATGAACTTCGTGCTGCGTGACGCGCCCGAGGGCGGCACGCTCGAAGCTCGCTGGGGCCAGTACTACCAGGGCGACGGCGACTCGGTGAGCACGGCGGCCAACATTGGGCTGCCGCTGACCGACGCCGGTTTCGCCAATTTCAGCTTCGAGTTCGTCAACTCTGACTCAACCGACCGCAGCTATGCGCTCGACTCGGAGAAGTCGCTGAGAGGAGCGGGTCTGCCCGTCAAATCTCCGGCGATGGTCTGGGGCGCGGCGGACGTGCCGTACGATTACAAATTCTTCGGCAACCTCGGCCTCGACCTCGGCGACCACCACCACGCCTACGCCTTCGGCAACTGGGCCGAACGCGAGATCCTGGACTCGTGGTATTTCCGCTCCCCAACTGCTCAGTATGGGTCTCCGGCCTCGATAGGCGGGGTCTATGAAGATAGTGGGAACGTGCTGGTCGCCGACCTGTCACCTGACGGACGATCCGGCAACTGTCCAACCATCCCGCGGAGCGAGTTTGCGCAAAACGGCATGGCCGCGCTGGCCCCGCTGCAGGGCAACCCGAACTGCTACGCGCTCGCCCAGAATTTGTCGGGGGGCTTCACCCCGCGGATGCGCGGCAATGTGGAAGACTGGAGTATCGCCTTCGGCCTGCGCGGGACACTGCGGAGCGCCTCCCTGCTGCTCGACGGCTGGAACTACGACATGAGCGCCGTGTTCGGTCAGCACCGCACGACATACTTCATCTGGAACACCGTCAACCCGCAACTCCTGCGCCTCAGAGAGGACATGCCGACAGAATACTTTGGACGCGCCTACGAGGAGCGGGACAAGACCTTCAACCTCGACCTCTCCCGGCTGTTCGATACCGACCTCTTCTACTCTCCGCTGAACGTGGCCTTCGGGCTGGAGTACCGCGAGGAAGAGTACGAGATCGAATCCGGCGAGAAAAACGGCTGGTGCATCGACGACCAGGGAGAATGCGACGGACAAGCGAAGGAATATGGTCTCGCGGCCCAGGGGTTCGACATCGGCGGCCAAGCCTATCCCGGCATCCGCCCGGAGAATGCCGTGGAGGCCGAACGGGGCAGCTTCGGTGCCTATCTCGACCTCGAAGCCGACGTCATCGAGAGCGTACTGCTCAACGCCGCCGGCCGCTTCGAACACCATGAAGGCATCGGCGAGTCTTTGGACGGCAAGCTGGCCGGCCGCTGGGACGTGATCGCGGACTATCTGGCGCTGCGCGGCTCGCTGGGCACCGGCTTTCGCGCCCCGACCGTGGGGCAGGTCCTCTACCGGGATACGACCTTCGGCCTTGACGAACACGGTATCCTCACCGAGCAGCCCACGCTGCCGGCGAGCGACCCGATTGCGCAACAAAAGGGGGCCAAGCCGCTCACGCCCGAGACCTCCTTCTCTTTTTCCATCGGCACGGTGCTGACCCTTGGCGAGCTGTCCGTCACCCTGGACTACTACAACATAGAAGTCAGAAACCGGATTGGGCTGACCGCCCCCCAAAGCATCACCGCTCAAGATATCACCGCCCTGGCGGCTCGGGGCGTCGACAATCGGGGCGTGACGACCGTCAAGTTCTTTGCCAACGCGTTCGAGACCTACACCCAGGGCATCGATCTGGTGGCAACCTACCCTCTGGAACTGTTCGGCGGCAACATCGGCACGACTCTGTTGACCTTCGCTGGCAACTGGAACGACACCAAACTCAATCTTGATTCGATTGACGCGCAGGTCATCGATTCGGTGCGCAAAGTCCAGGTTGAAGAGATTGAGCCGGAATTCCGCTTCTCGCTGATGGCGGACCACACCTGGGGCCCATGGCGGCTCCTCGCCCGGCTGCACTACTACGACCAATTCACCGAGCCGTACCAGGATTATTTTATCAGCCCCCCCCTCCGCCCCAAGGCCCGGGCATTACTCGACCTGGAAGCGTCATACACGTTCGGCTTCGGGATGACGGTGGCGGTCGGTGCGGACAATCTGCTCGACACCTATCCGACCAAGGTCGGACGGCTGCATCGCGATGCATATGATGCCGGCCAGAAGTATCCGGTCGCCTCACCGTATGGCTACAACGGCGGCTTCTACTACTTCAGGGCGTCGTACGCATTCTGA